In Bradyrhizobium sp. 1(2017), one DNA window encodes the following:
- a CDS encoding NuoB/complex I 20 kDa subunit family protein, which yields MNPAPSAGPVVAPAPKGILDPSTGRPVGANDPFFLEVNSELSDKGFFVAATDDLITWARTGSLMWMTFGLACCAVEMMQVSMPRYDVERFGFAPRASPRQSDVMIVAGTLTNKMAPALRKVYDQMPEPRYVISMGSCANGGGYYHYSYSVVRGCDRIVPIDIYVPGCPPTAEALLYGVLLLQKKIRRTGTIER from the coding sequence TTGAACCCTGCACCGTCCGCCGGTCCGGTCGTCGCGCCGGCCCCCAAGGGCATTCTGGATCCGTCCACCGGCAGGCCGGTCGGCGCCAACGACCCGTTCTTCCTCGAGGTCAATTCCGAGTTGTCCGACAAGGGCTTCTTCGTGGCCGCGACCGACGACCTCATCACCTGGGCGCGCACCGGCTCCCTGATGTGGATGACCTTCGGTCTCGCCTGCTGCGCGGTCGAGATGATGCAGGTGTCGATGCCGCGCTACGACGTCGAGCGCTTCGGCTTCGCGCCGCGCGCCTCGCCGCGCCAGTCCGACGTGATGATCGTCGCGGGCACGCTGACCAACAAGATGGCTCCGGCCTTGCGCAAGGTCTACGACCAGATGCCCGAGCCGCGCTACGTCATCTCGATGGGCTCCTGCGCCAATGGCGGTGGCTACTATCACTATTCCTACTCGGTCGTGCGCGGCTGCGACCGCATCGTGCCGATCGACATCTACGTGCCGGGCTGCCCGCCCACGGCGGAAGCGCTGCTCTACGGCGTGCTGCTGCTGCAGAAGAAGATCCGCCGCACCGGCACCATCGAACGCTAA
- a CDS encoding NADH-quinone oxidoreductase subunit A: MSGILQNYLPLVVFIGVAGLIGLVLLIAPFIVAFQQPDPEKLSAYECGFNAFDDARMKFDVRFYLVAILFIIFDLEVAFLFPWAVAFGKLGATGFWSMVVFLAVLTVGFAYEWKKGALEWD; the protein is encoded by the coding sequence ATCTTCCACTCGTCGTCTTTATAGGGGTAGCTGGCCTCATCGGCCTCGTGCTGCTGATCGCGCCCTTCATCGTGGCGTTCCAGCAACCGGACCCGGAAAAGCTGTCGGCGTATGAGTGCGGTTTCAACGCCTTCGACGACGCCCGCATGAAGTTCGACGTCCGCTTCTATCTGGTCGCCATCCTCTTCATCATCTTCGATCTCGAGGTGGCGTTCCTGTTTCCCTGGGCCGTGGCGTTCGGCAAGCTTGGCGCGACCGGCTTCTGGTCCATGGTGGTGTTCCTCGCCGTGCTGACGGTCGGGTTCGCCTATGAATGGAAGAAGGGAGCACTCGAATGGGATTGA